A part of Pristiophorus japonicus isolate sPriJap1 chromosome 15, sPriJap1.hap1, whole genome shotgun sequence genomic DNA contains:
- the fbxo7 gene encoding F-box only protein 7, producing MKLRVRVQRQRGWVDLEENEPTLDDLRRKIKNSFLPSLGYNSATQFNISLNGKDVLTDHQQTVKSIGIVSGDLICLILPDSSSASDSASASCSVSDLNVKEQPSCSNTAQNLVLINGGNRHESSHEIDSRAYQQPEASLQSSSSDELSETTAKYSYEPMLCSEAVDGKVPHSLETLYHSAECTNPKDALIVVLHLLMLEAGYIPQGTGLKVAYMPEKWKNGGVYRLQYNHSLCEDGSATLVCVPMGNLVVVNATLKINENVKSVKKVQLSPAYYVYLNRLGESAANVYKDLQKLSCMFKDQLVYPLLASARQALNLPDVFGLVVLPLELKLRIFRLLDVFSILSLSAVCRDLHTATNDQLLWRFLYLRDFRDSRTSSHDWKNLYKEKHALRRKTLHRIPLYLPPALPLFPGQPGPFNPFPFEPRQFYPPGIIGGEYDEHPQLPYRGDPINRFLPGSGPMPGTLPPFRPQFDPTDSMPGQSSAVPGFHANRFPGRSTGGRSANIRRGII from the exons ATGAAACTGCGTGTGCGAGTTCAAAGACAGAGAGGCTGGGTGGATTTGGAGGAGAATGAGCCTACACTCGATGACCTGCGCAGGAAGATTAAAAACTCCTTTCTGCCATCCTTAGGATACAA TTCTGCTACCCAGTTCAACATCAGTTTAAATGGGAAAGATGTTCTGACTGACCACCAGCAAACTGTGAAGTCCATAGGAATAGTCTCTGGGGATTTGATCTGCTTAATACTGCCAGATTCCTCTTCAGCCTCTGACTCTGCCTCTGCCTCTTGCTCGGTGTCAGACTTGAATGTTAAGGAGCAGCCGTCATGCTCCAATACTGCTCAAAATCTGGTCCTTATTAATGGTGGGAATAGACATGAGTCCAGTCATGAGATTGACTCTCGTGCATATCAGCAGCCAGAAGCAAGCCTCCAGAGTTCATCGTCTGACGAACTGTCTGAGACCACAGCAAAATATTCATATGAGCCAATGCTGTGCAGTGAAGCAGTTGATGGGAAGGTGCCGCATTCGTTAGAAACACTCTATCACTCTGCTGAGTGCACCAACCCAAAGGATGCTCTGATTGTGGTGCTTCATCTCCTCATGCTGGAGGCAGGATACATTCCACAG GGTACTGGACTGAAGGTTGCCTATATGCCTGAGAAATGGAAGAACGGAGGTGTCTATAGACTGCAGTACAATCACTCCCTGTGTGAAGATGGTTCTGCCACACTTGTCTGTGTCCCAATGGGAAATCTGGTTGTTGTCAATG CCACACTGAAGATCAACGAGAATGTCAAAAGTGTAAAAAAAGTGCAATTGTCTCCTGCGTACTATGTTTATTTAAATAGACTGG GTGAGAGTGCTGCAAATGTGTATAAAGATCTACAAAAACTGTCCTGCATGTTCAAAGATCAGCTTGTGTATCCTCTACTTGCCAGTGCCAGACAAG CTTTGAACCTCCCCGATGTGTTTGGTCTTGTGGTTCTCCCTTTGGAACTCAAATTGCGAATTTTCCGACTCCTGGATGTATTCTCTATTTTATCTCTCTCGGCGGTATGCCGGGATCTTCATACAGCTACCAACGACCAATTACTTTGGAGATTTCTGTACCTGAGGGACTTCAGAG ATTCACGAACCAGCAGCCATGACTGGAAGAAT CTCTACAAGGAAAAGCATGCGCTGAGGAGAAAAACACTGCACAGAATTCCTTTGTATTTGCCACCCGCTTTGCCCCTGTTTCCAGGTCAGCCCGGCCCCTTCAATCCCTTCCCATTTGAACCTCGCCAGTTTTATCCACCTGGGATTATCGGAGGAGAATATGATGAACATCCTCAGCTGCCTTACAGAGGAGATCCTATTAatcgctttttacctggatcaggaCCGATGCCAGGGACATTGCCTCCATTCAGACCACAGTTTGACCCAACTGATTCTATGCCAGGTCAGTCATCTGCAGTGCCTGGATTTCACGCTAACAGATTTCCAGGGAGGTCTACTGGAGGCAGATCAGCAAATATTAGACGTGGTATCATTTAA